Proteins co-encoded in one Hymenobacter swuensis DY53 genomic window:
- a CDS encoding secondary thiamine-phosphate synthase enzyme YjbQ has translation MHFFQKRLRLPAVSRGFHLITDLLVAELPELEQIQMGMAQFFIQHTSASLSINENADPTVRHDFEQFFNRLAPENAPYFRHTLEGSDDMPAHLKASLLGHAVSVPITRGELALGTWQGIYLGEHRNHGGRRWVLTTLMGQ, from the coding sequence ATGCACTTCTTCCAGAAACGCCTGCGGCTGCCGGCCGTGAGTCGGGGCTTTCATCTGATTACCGATTTGCTGGTGGCCGAACTACCCGAATTGGAACAGATTCAGATGGGAATGGCGCAGTTCTTCATCCAGCACACCTCCGCCAGCCTGAGCATCAACGAAAACGCCGACCCCACCGTACGGCACGATTTCGAGCAGTTTTTCAACCGGCTAGCCCCGGAAAATGCCCCCTATTTCCGCCACACCCTGGAAGGCTCCGATGATATGCCGGCCCACCTCAAAGCCAGCCTGCTGGGGCACGCCGTGAGTGTCCCGATTACACGCGGGGAATTGGCCCTGGGCACCTGGCAGGGCATCTATCTGGGGGAGCACCGTAACCACGGCGGCCGGCGTTGGGTGCTGACTACGCTCATGGGGCAATAG
- the gpmI gene encoding 2,3-bisphosphoglycerate-independent phosphoglycerate mutase — MNKQVLLVILDGWGLAQNKEVSAIDQARTPFVDSLFQRFPHSKLQASGEAVGLPDGQMGNSEVGHMNIGAGRVVYQDLVRINKAIRERKLGTVPALMKAFEYARLNNKPVHLMGLLSDGGVHSHLEHLKALCTIAHDQDVHNVFIHAFTDGRDTDPKGGVSYVNDLEQHLQRGASGKIASIVGRYYAMDRDNRWERVKLAYDLLVNGKGTPSQNLIQSMLDSYKEGVTDEFLKPLVKVGADGQPLATIQEGDVVICFNFRTDRGREITQALTQQDFHAFQMHRLNLHYLTMTNYDATFTGVTPIFEKDNLEQTLGEVLEANGKTQIRIAETEKYPHVTFFFSGGREVEFEGEKRIMRNSPKVATYDLQPEMSAYELRDALVPELQAKSADFVVLNFANTDMVGHTGVFEAAVKAAEAVDECARAVVEAALASDYACIIIADHGNADMMINPDGTPNTAHTTNLVPCIIASNDYHGTVADGKLGDIAPTVLQLMGLPQPEVMGGQSLLQPEATPNA; from the coding sequence ATGAACAAACAGGTATTGTTGGTAATTCTGGACGGCTGGGGACTGGCGCAGAACAAAGAGGTATCAGCCATTGATCAGGCACGTACGCCATTTGTTGATTCCCTGTTTCAACGCTTCCCCCACAGTAAGCTTCAGGCCTCCGGTGAGGCCGTAGGCTTGCCCGATGGGCAGATGGGCAATTCCGAAGTTGGCCACATGAACATCGGGGCCGGCCGCGTGGTGTACCAGGATCTGGTGCGCATAAACAAAGCCATCCGGGAACGGAAGCTGGGCACTGTGCCGGCCCTGATGAAAGCCTTCGAATACGCCCGCCTCAACAACAAGCCGGTACACCTGATGGGGCTGCTCTCCGATGGAGGCGTGCATTCCCACCTAGAGCACCTGAAGGCCCTGTGCACCATTGCCCACGACCAAGATGTGCACAATGTGTTCATCCATGCTTTCACCGACGGCCGCGACACCGACCCCAAAGGCGGCGTGAGCTACGTGAACGACTTGGAGCAGCATCTGCAGCGCGGCGCCAGCGGCAAAATTGCGTCCATTGTGGGGCGCTACTATGCCATGGACCGTGACAACCGTTGGGAACGGGTAAAACTGGCCTACGACCTGCTGGTGAACGGTAAAGGGACACCCTCGCAGAACCTGATCCAGAGCATGCTCGACTCGTACAAAGAGGGCGTGACGGATGAATTCCTGAAGCCGCTGGTGAAAGTGGGAGCCGATGGGCAGCCGCTGGCCACCATTCAGGAGGGCGACGTGGTGATTTGCTTCAACTTCCGCACCGACCGGGGCCGGGAAATCACGCAGGCACTGACGCAGCAGGATTTCCATGCTTTCCAGATGCACCGCCTGAACCTGCACTACCTCACGATGACCAACTACGACGCTACGTTTACCGGCGTCACGCCCATCTTCGAGAAGGACAACCTGGAGCAGACGCTGGGCGAAGTGCTGGAGGCCAACGGCAAAACCCAGATCCGGATTGCCGAAACCGAAAAGTACCCGCACGTTACATTTTTCTTCTCGGGCGGCCGAGAGGTAGAATTTGAGGGCGAAAAGCGCATCATGCGCAACTCCCCCAAAGTAGCTACCTACGACCTCCAGCCCGAAATGAGCGCCTACGAGCTGCGCGACGCACTGGTACCGGAGCTCCAGGCCAAATCGGCCGATTTTGTGGTGCTGAACTTCGCCAACACCGATATGGTGGGCCATACCGGCGTGTTTGAAGCCGCCGTAAAGGCCGCCGAAGCAGTGGATGAATGCGCCAGAGCCGTGGTGGAAGCAGCCTTGGCGTCTGACTACGCCTGCATCATCATTGCAGACCACGGCAACGCCGACATGATGATTAACCCCGACGGCACGCCCAACACGGCCCACACCACTAATCTGGTGCCCTGCATTATTGCCAGCAACGACTACCACGGCACCGTGGCTGATGGTAAGCTGGGCGACATAGCACCCACCGTATTACAGCTGATGGGCCTGCCCCAACCGGAGGTAATGGGTGGACAGAGCCTGCTGCAGCCTGAAGCCACCCCGAATGCGTAA
- a CDS encoding DUF4783 domain-containing protein: MKRTFFLAFTLVWGLLLSMGAMAQGEAFGPVRSAIRSSSSHDLAQFFAPTVELSFDGDKQSYSATQAEFVMKDFFAKHSPASFDFIHYGGSNEGTPYAVGKYTGKDGAYRMFVKMKQVGGGLKIATIDFTKE; the protein is encoded by the coding sequence ATGAAACGTACTTTCTTTTTGGCCTTTACGCTGGTATGGGGTCTGTTGCTGTCGATGGGGGCCATGGCCCAGGGCGAGGCTTTTGGGCCGGTCCGCAGTGCCATCCGCAGCAGCTCCTCTCACGACTTGGCCCAGTTTTTTGCTCCTACCGTGGAACTGAGCTTTGATGGAGACAAGCAAAGTTACAGCGCCACCCAGGCCGAGTTTGTAATGAAGGACTTCTTCGCCAAGCACTCCCCGGCTTCTTTTGATTTTATTCACTACGGCGGCAGCAACGAAGGCACGCCCTATGCCGTGGGCAAATACACCGGAAAAGATGGCGCGTACCGCATGTTTGTAAAGATGAAACAGGTGGGCGGCGGCCTGAAAATTGCCACTATCGACTTTACAAAAGAATAG
- the nadC gene encoding carboxylating nicotinate-nucleotide diphosphorylase: MPSYLTPEALDTFIRTALAEDIGDGDHSALSAIPAEARNRAHLLIKDEGVLAGVALAHHIFRAVDAELQVEQHLADGALVKYGDVAFIVEGRAQSILTAERLVLNCMQRMSGIATRTAHLNSLLAGTKARLLDTRKTTPNFRLCEKWAVLIGGGVNHRYGLFDMIILKDNHVDYAGGIQQAIAASQAYLARTGRQLPIEVETRTLAEVQQVLKTGGIERIMLDNMSPAQLREAVALVAGRFPLEASGGITEETIAEVAATGVDYISVGALTHSIRSLDMSLKAF, from the coding sequence ATGCCCTCCTACCTCACCCCGGAAGCTCTCGATACATTCATTCGTACGGCCCTCGCCGAAGACATCGGTGACGGGGACCATTCGGCCCTGTCGGCCATCCCGGCCGAAGCCCGCAACCGCGCCCACCTGCTGATTAAGGACGAAGGCGTACTGGCCGGCGTAGCCCTGGCCCACCACATTTTCCGGGCGGTAGATGCGGAGCTGCAGGTAGAGCAGCACCTGGCTGACGGCGCGCTGGTAAAGTACGGTGACGTGGCCTTCATTGTGGAGGGACGCGCCCAAAGCATTCTGACGGCGGAGCGGCTGGTGCTCAACTGCATGCAGCGCATGAGTGGCATTGCTACGCGCACGGCTCACCTCAACAGCCTGCTGGCCGGCACCAAAGCCCGCCTGCTCGACACCCGCAAAACCACGCCTAACTTCCGCCTTTGCGAGAAATGGGCGGTGCTCATCGGGGGCGGCGTGAACCACCGCTACGGCTTGTTCGACATGATTATTCTCAAGGATAATCATGTCGATTATGCCGGCGGTATTCAGCAGGCCATTGCTGCCTCGCAGGCGTATCTGGCGCGTACTGGCCGGCAGCTGCCCATTGAGGTAGAAACCCGCACGCTGGCCGAAGTGCAGCAGGTGTTGAAAACAGGTGGCATCGAGCGGATTATGCTGGATAACATGAGCCCTGCGCAACTGCGCGAAGCTGTGGCGTTGGTGGCCGGCCGCTTCCCGCTGGAAGCCAGCGGCGGCATCACCGAGGAAACCATTGCTGAGGTGGCCGCGACGGGCGTTGACTATATTTCGGTGGGGGCTCTCACGCACTCCATCCGCAGCCTCGATATGAGCCTGAAAGCATTTTAA
- a CDS encoding heavy metal-binding domain-containing protein yields MMYSSWKHALQLCALVAVVGLSSCETKPAAQEAAATTSPAATDSTATTPAVTAAYICPMGCEGSASDKPGKCPVCEMDLEPNPAAKSATKL; encoded by the coding sequence ATGATGTATTCCTCCTGGAAGCACGCCCTGCAGTTGTGTGCACTGGTAGCCGTAGTGGGGCTGAGTAGCTGCGAAACCAAGCCTGCCGCGCAGGAAGCCGCCGCCACCACGTCCCCCGCAGCTACCGATAGCACTGCCACCACGCCCGCCGTGACGGCTGCCTATATCTGCCCCATGGGCTGCGAAGGTAGTGCCAGCGACAAACCCGGTAAATGCCCGGTGTGTGAGATGGACCTGGAGCCCAATCCGGCGGCCAAATCGGCCACCAAACTTTGA
- a CDS encoding class I SAM-dependent methyltransferase: MLSVAAEWFSTWFDSPYYHRLYQNRDYAEARDFLSRLLTHLHPKPGATLLDLACGKGRHALYLSEQGYGVTGVDLSAQSIAYARQFAHAQLHFHVHDMREPLPYGPFDFVLNLFTSFGYFEHEAENVVALRNAAATLKPGGKMVIDFLNTEQSIRELVAHETKIVDNTSFHLYRHFHNDFIVKEISFLDEQGLEQRFEERVRALSRERFEEYFRMAGLRLAEVLGDYHLHPFDPATSPRMIFVLKK, translated from the coding sequence ATGCTTTCTGTCGCCGCCGAATGGTTCAGTACCTGGTTTGATTCCCCTTATTACCACCGGCTGTACCAAAACCGTGACTATGCTGAGGCCCGGGACTTTCTGAGCCGCCTACTTACGCACTTGCACCCGAAACCGGGTGCTACGTTGCTGGACCTAGCGTGCGGCAAAGGGCGCCACGCGCTGTACCTGAGCGAACAGGGCTACGGGGTAACGGGTGTGGATTTATCGGCCCAGAGTATTGCCTATGCCCGGCAGTTTGCCCATGCGCAACTGCACTTCCATGTGCATGACATGCGCGAACCGCTGCCGTACGGGCCGTTCGATTTCGTGCTGAATCTGTTTACCAGCTTTGGCTATTTCGAGCACGAAGCCGAAAACGTGGTAGCTCTGCGCAACGCAGCAGCCACGCTGAAGCCGGGCGGTAAAATGGTGATTGACTTTCTGAATACCGAGCAGTCCATCCGGGAACTGGTGGCCCATGAAACCAAAATCGTAGACAATACGAGCTTTCACCTGTACCGTCATTTTCACAACGATTTTATCGTGAAGGAAATCAGCTTTCTGGATGAACAGGGGCTGGAGCAACGCTTTGAGGAACGGGTGCGGGCCTTAAGCCGGGAACGGTTTGAGGAGTACTTCCGGATGGCCGGCCTGCGTCTGGCGGAAGTACTGGGCGATTATCATCTGCATCCTTTCGATCCGGCTACCAGCCCCCGAATGATTTTTGTGTTGAAAAAGTGA
- a CDS encoding ZIP family metal transporter, whose amino-acid sequence MWFAVFALFLTVLGAGWLTRLLPTARTTWMKPLLAFSGAYLFTLTVTHLLPEALQMLPGHEVGYFVLAGFFGQMVLEVFSQGVEHGHVHHHTEHAGRVPFLLLFSLVLHSFLEGSILIKTPAAGDVSQNFYAIVAGVALHHIPAAFALMAALLLRLGSFRRAMPYLLLFAAAGPAGIIVSNFVVLEQLLTGGLYAGLLGLVAGNFLHVSTTILFETSPDHSLNVRKMLATLAGLLLALAVDLV is encoded by the coding sequence ATGTGGTTTGCTGTTTTTGCGTTGTTTCTGACGGTGCTGGGAGCCGGCTGGCTGACCCGGCTGCTGCCAACGGCCCGCACCACCTGGATGAAGCCGCTGCTAGCCTTCAGTGGGGCCTACCTATTTACGCTCACAGTCACGCACCTGCTACCTGAGGCACTGCAGATGCTGCCGGGCCACGAGGTGGGCTACTTCGTGCTGGCGGGTTTTTTCGGGCAGATGGTGCTGGAAGTATTCTCGCAGGGCGTGGAGCACGGGCATGTGCATCATCACACGGAACACGCTGGGCGGGTGCCGTTTCTGCTGCTGTTCTCCTTGGTGCTGCATTCGTTTCTGGAAGGTAGCATCCTCATCAAAACGCCCGCCGCCGGCGACGTGAGCCAAAACTTTTACGCCATTGTGGCGGGGGTAGCCTTGCACCATATTCCGGCGGCATTTGCCCTGATGGCGGCGTTGCTGCTGCGGTTGGGTTCGTTCCGGCGGGCAATGCCGTACCTGTTGCTGTTCGCGGCGGCCGGGCCGGCAGGTATCATCGTGAGCAACTTTGTGGTGCTGGAGCAGCTGCTGACGGGCGGGCTGTATGCGGGGCTGCTGGGTTTGGTAGCCGGTAATTTTCTGCACGTATCCACCACTATCCTCTTCGAAACCAGCCCCGACCACAGCCTGAACGTCCGCAAGATGCTCGCCACGCTGGCAGGCTTGCTGCTGGCTCTGGCCGTGGATCTGGTGTAA
- a CDS encoding TlpA disulfide reductase family protein has translation MYSVALLALSGLLISYSTGSPCPVPPVRCQLSGTITGLGHQPIIFRYQQQGVAHADTVRAINDQFHYTARPSDDGLVELVIDRSHWTTFWYEPGNLQVSGNAAAPHQLVITGTPDNAILTQYHQQVEWPFEAKIRQALRAGQSTVPLRQQRVQESLDFVRKHRASRVAAEILLWQTRYDDAQLSTYQALYNQLPKPVQTTVQGREVARRLTILRDMPVVGKTAPHFTMPDTAGVATSLSSYQGRYILLDFWGHWCGPCLKAMPAVAALHQQYGKQVAFLGIAAESARDRMPWLRAIRKHQPAWPQLSELAGDESPVLTTYNITAFPTYLLLNPEGVVMARTSDLTELTQALASLPLK, from the coding sequence ATGTACTCTGTTGCGCTATTGGCCTTATCCGGCCTGCTGATTTCCTATTCCACAGGTTCACCCTGTCCTGTTCCGCCGGTTCGCTGCCAGTTGTCGGGTACCATCACAGGCCTTGGTCACCAGCCCATCATCTTCCGCTACCAGCAGCAGGGCGTGGCGCACGCCGACACCGTACGAGCCATCAACGACCAGTTCCATTACACTGCCCGGCCCTCGGATGACGGGCTGGTTGAACTGGTAATTGACCGCAGCCACTGGACAACGTTCTGGTACGAGCCCGGCAACCTGCAGGTCAGCGGCAACGCTGCTGCGCCGCACCAGCTGGTCATCACCGGTACGCCTGACAATGCCATCCTCACGCAGTATCACCAGCAGGTAGAATGGCCCTTCGAGGCAAAAATACGACAGGCACTGCGCGCCGGCCAGTCCACCGTTCCGCTACGCCAGCAGCGCGTCCAGGAGTCCCTGGATTTCGTGCGGAAGCACCGGGCGTCGCGGGTCGCTGCCGAAATTCTGCTGTGGCAGACCCGCTACGACGATGCACAGCTATCCACCTACCAGGCCCTGTATAATCAGCTACCGAAACCCGTGCAAACCACTGTGCAGGGGCGCGAAGTTGCCCGGCGGCTCACCATTCTGCGTGATATGCCGGTAGTTGGCAAAACGGCTCCCCACTTCACCATGCCCGATACGGCCGGTGTAGCCACTTCCCTCAGCAGCTACCAGGGCCGTTACATACTCCTCGATTTCTGGGGCCATTGGTGCGGGCCATGTTTGAAGGCCATGCCCGCCGTTGCGGCCCTGCATCAGCAATACGGTAAGCAGGTGGCTTTTCTGGGTATAGCCGCTGAAAGCGCCCGTGACAGAATGCCTTGGCTCCGGGCCATCCGGAAGCACCAGCCAGCCTGGCCCCAGCTCTCGGAGCTGGCCGGCGACGAAAGCCCGGTTCTGACTACCTACAATATCACGGCCTTCCCTACTTACCTGCTGCTGAACCCTGAAGGGGTAGTGATGGCACGCACTTCCGACCTCACGGAACTAACGCAAGCCCTTGCGAGCCTACCCCTGAAATAG
- a CDS encoding OmpA family protein, producing the protein MPPRLPLPKVLLLGLSACALAPHLTQAQTADRKTAIGINVSAMQYKGNFGSDYWDWSENKYAPGITFSRYISKGLDVQLSGNYVEFKKNAPNSAPYFGSNFSTNVVNVNLGLKFKLFGEDSPVRPYLLAAPGLSYMSREGTFNQNGVSENIANDKNHFDLFGAAGIDFHLGDAVTLFIQTGQHIPLNANIDGVEPRDDNKFDDRFLQHTVGLNVNLGKVKDEDNDGVSDKKDKCPGTPAGVAVDMNGCPLDGDGDGVPDYQDKCPTEKGLATLEGCPDRDGDGIRDGDDKCPDTPGKAELQGCPDSDNDGVIDQNDKCPDTPGGTKVDANGCPVDTDGDGVPDYQDRCPNRPGPASNKGCPEMKVEEKKRLQEATKFIQFEFDKATLKPISFPTLDGLVKILNDYPDYFLGISAHADNKGDDAYNLRLSDERAASARAYMLRKGITEDRIVSHGYGETKPIATNATDAGRAINRRVEFDVYLPGDPNPAETKYGPAPEIPAAPVKAAPKAPVKKAPVKKAPVRRK; encoded by the coding sequence ATGCCTCCACGCCTTCCCCTCCCGAAGGTGCTGTTGCTGGGCCTGTCGGCCTGCGCTTTAGCCCCTCACCTCACTCAAGCCCAAACGGCTGACCGCAAAACGGCCATCGGTATCAACGTGAGTGCCATGCAGTACAAGGGTAACTTCGGTTCCGACTACTGGGACTGGAGCGAAAACAAGTACGCCCCCGGCATCACCTTCAGCCGCTACATCTCGAAGGGCCTGGATGTGCAGTTGAGCGGAAACTACGTTGAGTTCAAGAAGAACGCACCGAACAGCGCCCCGTATTTCGGCAGCAATTTCTCCACCAACGTGGTGAATGTGAACCTGGGGCTGAAATTCAAGCTATTCGGCGAAGACTCGCCGGTGCGCCCCTACCTGCTGGCTGCTCCCGGCCTCTCCTACATGAGCCGCGAGGGAACGTTTAACCAGAACGGGGTAAGCGAGAATATTGCCAACGATAAAAACCATTTCGACTTGTTCGGAGCCGCTGGTATCGACTTCCACCTCGGTGATGCCGTTACCCTGTTTATCCAGACCGGCCAGCACATTCCGCTGAATGCCAACATCGACGGCGTAGAACCCCGCGACGACAACAAGTTTGACGACCGGTTCCTACAGCACACCGTGGGCCTGAACGTGAACCTGGGAAAAGTTAAGGACGAAGACAACGACGGGGTTTCCGACAAAAAGGACAAATGCCCCGGCACTCCTGCCGGTGTGGCAGTAGATATGAATGGCTGCCCGCTGGATGGTGACGGCGACGGTGTTCCGGATTACCAGGATAAGTGCCCCACCGAGAAAGGCCTGGCCACGCTGGAAGGCTGCCCGGACCGCGACGGTGACGGCATCCGCGACGGGGACGACAAATGCCCCGATACCCCTGGCAAAGCCGAACTGCAAGGCTGCCCCGACTCGGATAACGACGGCGTAATCGACCAGAACGATAAGTGCCCCGACACCCCCGGCGGAACGAAAGTAGACGCCAACGGCTGCCCTGTAGATACCGACGGTGACGGTGTGCCAGATTACCAGGACCGCTGCCCCAACCGCCCCGGCCCCGCCTCGAACAAAGGCTGCCCGGAGATGAAGGTAGAAGAGAAGAAGCGCCTGCAGGAAGCCACCAAGTTCATCCAGTTTGAGTTCGATAAGGCGACGCTGAAGCCCATTTCGTTCCCGACGCTCGATGGGCTGGTGAAAATCCTGAACGACTACCCCGACTACTTCCTCGGCATTTCGGCCCACGCCGATAACAAAGGCGACGACGCTTACAACCTGCGTCTGTCGGATGAGCGTGCTGCTTCGGCCCGGGCGTACATGCTGCGCAAGGGTATCACCGAAGACCGTATTGTGTCGCATGGCTACGGTGAAACCAAGCCCATTGCCACCAACGCCACCGATGCCGGTCGTGCCATCAACCGCCGCGTAGAGTTCGACGTGTACCTTCCCGGTGACCCGAACCCCGCCGAAACCAAATACGGCCCGGCTCCCGAAATTCCGGCTGCCCCGGTGAAAGCCGCTCCCAAGGCTCCGGTGAAAAAAGCTCCCGTGAAAAAAGCTCCCGTGCGCCGGAAGTAA
- a CDS encoding DnaJ C-terminal domain-containing protein, translating to MDYQDYYQTLGVGKTATKDQIKKAYRKLARQYHPDVNPNNPEAERKFKEINEANEVLSDDDKRQKYDQLGADWQRYQQAGAGRGSAGGGGFDWSQYAQGGGGSDPFGGADFSDFFGSVFGGMGGSQGGSARPRAGQDYQAELELSLEDAYQGGPRTLTVNGKSLRITIQPGVEDGQAIRLRDQGAPGRNGGPSGSLYITLRIRPAARYSRNGSDLTMDVPISIYTALLGGEHTVETLSGPVKITIKPETQNGTRLRLRGKGFPVYRQPGQFGDLYLRLSLTLPQQLTDQEKTLFRQLADLRK from the coding sequence GTGGACTACCAGGACTATTACCAAACGCTGGGCGTCGGGAAGACGGCCACCAAAGACCAGATCAAGAAGGCCTACCGTAAGCTGGCCCGCCAGTACCATCCTGATGTAAACCCCAATAACCCCGAGGCTGAGCGCAAATTCAAGGAAATCAACGAGGCCAACGAGGTGCTCAGCGACGATGACAAGCGCCAGAAGTATGATCAGCTGGGAGCCGACTGGCAACGCTACCAGCAGGCCGGCGCAGGCCGCGGCAGCGCCGGGGGCGGCGGCTTCGATTGGTCGCAGTACGCGCAGGGCGGCGGGGGCAGCGACCCGTTTGGCGGAGCCGATTTCTCGGACTTCTTCGGCTCCGTGTTTGGCGGTATGGGGGGCAGCCAGGGCGGTAGCGCCCGCCCCCGCGCCGGCCAGGACTATCAGGCCGAGCTGGAACTGTCCCTCGAAGACGCCTACCAGGGTGGTCCGCGCACCCTCACCGTCAACGGCAAAAGTCTGCGGATCACCATTCAGCCGGGCGTAGAGGATGGCCAGGCTATCCGGCTGCGCGACCAGGGTGCGCCCGGCCGCAATGGCGGCCCCAGCGGCTCCTTGTACATCACGCTCCGCATCCGGCCCGCTGCCCGCTACTCCCGCAACGGCTCCGACCTGACGATGGACGTACCCATCAGCATCTACACGGCACTGCTGGGCGGCGAGCATACTGTAGAAACCCTCTCGGGACCGGTAAAAATTACCATCAAGCCCGAAACCCAAAACGGTACCCGCCTGCGCCTGCGCGGCAAGGGCTTTCCGGTCTACCGCCAACCAGGCCAGTTCGGCGACCTGTACTTACGCCTGAGCCTCACGCTGCCGCAGCAGCTCACCGACCAGGAGAAGACCTTGTTTCGCCAGCTGGCCGACTTGCGGAAGTAA
- a CDS encoding DUF6799 domain-containing protein, protein MNQYRTLVAALLLVGAASLTAEAQTKVAPRKAVQPRPRAAAPKGETMKDGFLMKDGKVMVTRDAHTEVLASETALVNGTKVNGNGTVTLADGTTATLKEGDYVSLTGRMTTMAMKAEQDSLMQLAKNGKGKVKMKKK, encoded by the coding sequence ATGAACCAATATCGTACTCTCGTGGCGGCCCTGCTACTTGTCGGTGCCGCCTCGCTCACGGCTGAGGCCCAGACTAAAGTGGCCCCGCGCAAAGCAGTGCAGCCCCGGCCCCGCGCCGCCGCCCCCAAAGGCGAAACCATGAAGGACGGCTTCCTAATGAAGGACGGCAAAGTAATGGTCACCCGGGATGCGCACACCGAAGTGCTGGCCTCGGAAACTGCCCTGGTCAACGGCACCAAAGTAAACGGCAACGGCACCGTAACCCTGGCCGATGGTACCACCGCTACCCTGAAGGAAGGTGACTACGTTTCGCTGACTGGCCGCATGACCACGATGGCCATGAAAGCTGAGCAGGATAGCCTGATGCAGCTGGCCAAAAACGGCAAGGGCAAAGTTAAAATGAAGAAAAAGTAA
- a CDS encoding septal ring lytic transglycosylase RlpA family protein, protein MCTAVFRVGSGAVCLLAAALLTSCAGSSGAFTQSGKASFYADKFDGRKTASGTVYRAGQRTAAHNTLPFGTVVRVTNPRNHRSVKVTVTDRGPHAKGRIIDLSKKAARKIGIVEDGVAPVELKVVRKAR, encoded by the coding sequence ATGTGCACTGCTGTTTTTCGGGTAGGTTCCGGGGCCGTTTGCCTGCTTGCCGCCGCGCTGCTGACCAGCTGCGCGGGTAGTTCCGGGGCTTTCACTCAGTCAGGCAAAGCCTCTTTTTACGCCGACAAATTCGACGGCCGTAAAACGGCCAGCGGTACGGTGTACCGGGCCGGGCAACGTACGGCCGCCCACAATACGCTGCCTTTCGGCACGGTGGTGCGCGTTACCAATCCGCGCAACCACCGCTCCGTGAAAGTCACCGTTACCGACCGGGGCCCCCACGCCAAAGGCCGCATCATCGACTTATCGAAGAAAGCCGCCCGCAAAATTGGCATTGTGGAGGATGGCGTAGCCCCGGTAGAGCTGAAAGTGGTGCGTAAGGCCCGATAA
- a CDS encoding glycoside hydrolase family 25 protein translates to MPASSRRSSPAARPLWRRVLPLALLGLLLLGLLGYGRYQRQINRHVRRAYASFISRYLTGREKTPLLAGYSVHGIDVSAYQGNINWPLVASHRVRFAFIKATEGVTLRDNRFQRNWRGAQRAGVYRGAYHYFQPNYDATRQANLFTRTVPLAPGDLPPVLDVEHANFHDVAQMRQGVATWLRLVERHYGVRPILYSNYSFYKRHLAGHFDKYPLWLAHYEVSQPRLPREKWIIWQHSDEAYVPGIRGTVDFNVFQGNFQRLLAMRIPPRGRGPVPN, encoded by the coding sequence ATGCCTGCATCCTCCCGTCGTTCTTCGCCCGCTGCCCGCCCTTTGTGGCGGCGCGTGCTGCCGCTGGCCCTCCTGGGTTTGCTGTTGCTGGGCCTGCTCGGGTACGGCCGGTATCAGCGGCAGATTAACCGGCATGTGCGCCGCGCTTATGCCTCGTTTATCAGCCGCTACCTCACGGGTCGCGAGAAAACGCCGTTGCTGGCCGGCTACTCCGTGCATGGCATTGATGTTTCGGCGTATCAGGGCAACATCAACTGGCCGCTGGTAGCTAGCCACCGGGTGCGGTTTGCCTTCATCAAGGCCACGGAAGGCGTTACGCTGCGCGACAACCGGTTTCAGCGCAACTGGCGCGGGGCGCAACGGGCGGGCGTGTATCGGGGTGCTTATCATTACTTTCAGCCCAACTACGATGCTACCCGTCAGGCGAACCTCTTTACCCGTACCGTACCGCTGGCTCCCGGCGACCTGCCACCGGTGCTGGATGTAGAACATGCCAACTTTCATGATGTAGCGCAGATGCGCCAGGGCGTGGCGACCTGGTTGCGGCTGGTGGAACGCCACTACGGGGTGCGGCCTATTCTGTACTCCAACTACAGCTTCTATAAGCGGCACTTGGCGGGCCATTTCGATAAGTATCCGCTGTGGCTGGCACACTACGAGGTAAGCCAGCCCCGCCTGCCCCGCGAGAAATGGATCATCTGGCAGCATTCCGATGAGGCGTACGTGCCCGGCATTCGGGGCACGGTGGATTTCAATGTGTTTCAGGGCAATTTTCAGCGGCTCTTGGCCATGCGTATTCCACCGCGCGGGCGGGGGCCGGTGCCCAACTAA